A genomic segment from Amygdalobacter nucleatus encodes:
- a CDS encoding DUF1836 domain-containing protein has product MNVMFTELKEFVLPKWEELPLKRMYGEEICTFVNQLMAPLHNEKIHLTPTMIQNYLKWNLLPPIKGRKYEREHLAWCICITLYKRILPIKDVAKGITLQQNFMNVAEAYDCLAEFINQGFRTMFNSLANNDGQIVLPNLPANVQYVSLALSAQTFVFQCFLDYIVQSGGVEAGGLLTSTLAKVE; this is encoded by the coding sequence ATGAACGTAATGTTTACAGAATTAAAGGAGTTTGTCTTGCCTAAGTGGGAAGAACTTCCACTAAAGCGGATGTACGGAGAAGAAATCTGTACATTTGTTAATCAACTCATGGCACCTTTACACAACGAGAAGATTCATTTGACGCCGACAATGATTCAGAACTATCTCAAGTGGAATTTGTTACCACCTATTAAAGGCCGTAAATATGAGCGAGAACATCTAGCTTGGTGTATTTGCATAACGTTGTATAAGCGCATTTTGCCAATCAAAGACGTTGCAAAAGGAATTACTTTACAGCAAAATTTTATGAATGTAGCTGAAGCGTACGATTGCTTAGCTGAATTTATTAATCAAGGCTTTAGGACTATGTTTAATAGTCTTGCTAACAATGATGGTCAGATAGTTTTGCCTAATTTACCTGCCAACGTGCAATATGTTTCGTTAGCTTTGAGCGCGCAGACTTTCGTCTTTCAATGCTTTTTGGATTACATTGTGCAAAGCGGAGGCGTTGAAGCTGGCGGACTTTTGACAAGCACCCTAGCTAAAGTGGAATAA
- a CDS encoding PBECR4 domain-containing protein: MANEIRKTLDWWQQFNKSDLLITATNRKFFLQINFWALPHLLGLHYSYKNSRAVTGGRILKQPAKKSDEEIYALIELHNPKMLASVKSRVKSFKTFMEALELASLVENTKN; encoded by the coding sequence ATGGCTAACGAAATACGAAAAACACTAGATTGGTGGCAACAATTTAATAAAAGTGATCTTTTAATTACAGCTACAAATAGAAAGTTCTTTTTGCAGATAAATTTTTGGGCTTTGCCCCATCTATTAGGCCTGCATTACAGTTATAAAAATTCCCGTGCCGTTACTGGCGGTCGCATCCTAAAACAGCCAGCTAAAAAAAGTGATGAAGAAATATACGCCTTAATAGAATTGCATAATCCTAAAATGCTTGCTTCTGTAAAAAGTAGAGTTAAATCATTTAAAACATTCATGGAAGCTCTCGAATTAGCAAGCTTGGTAGAAAATACAAAAAATTGA
- a CDS encoding M1 family metallopeptidase, producing MAETKRLYDAFQPEHYDIFLDISRENKTINGNVQIQGHACTPTFELNQKFMHINSVKVNDKVVDFTFSDKTETVTINGKESGDISVFVEFSTELTDPMMGIYPSYYQIDGVKKQIVSTQFETTFARQAFPCVDEPLAKATFSLAIKYDEQPGETVIANQPEEKCVDGVHYFQETVRMSTYLIAFAFGDLQKKITHTKSGVEIGVFATKSHAPKELDFGLDIAKRCIEFYEDFYQTPYPLAQSYQLACPDFSAGAMENWGLVTYREGYLLLDPDNTTLSNKQLVAGVIAHELAHQWFGDLVTMKWWDNLWLNESFANMMEYVAVDALEPSWHAWENFHTSDVAAALRRDATDGVQSVHVMVNDPAEIDAIFDSAIVYAKGARLLVMVRALLGDEALCKGLKAYFAKHQYANAEGHDLWSALEEASSFEVGKIMDSWLEQPGYPVVEAKVENGQLVLSQEQFFIGEHKDAQRLWQIPIHCNYAEVPALMTTKTLNLGDYQALRAKNGKAFQLNIGNVSHFIVKYDATLQADLIKELANLDAISQLQVLQDNLLLAQSSSQPYANLIPLMEKLGNSKSNIVQTKLAQVTSNLMDFVTVDSAEEKALKAFIHKLTANSIERLGVMPKANESNDDSLARPVVLNLALYAENEQVIKALHEIYQANVNDIYNLPAAIRSAVLRNEMKQFGSKDLFDKFLKAYVETSDTQFRQHLRQALSASQDVEQLKKLISKFKQADVIKPQDVCSWYYGVLSNHKAQDLAFEWMKAEWPWLNKALCGDMSFSYFITATSNIFHTEAELKAFNDFFMPKLHEPGLEREIIMDSRAISSKVEMIKLNKESVLAALQ from the coding sequence ATGGCAGAAACTAAACGTTTATACGATGCTTTCCAACCTGAGCATTACGATATTTTCCTCGACATCAGCCGTGAAAACAAAACTATCAACGGCAATGTCCAAATTCAAGGTCATGCCTGCACGCCTACTTTTGAACTCAATCAAAAATTCATGCATATTAATTCTGTTAAAGTCAATGATAAAGTTGTTGACTTCACTTTCAGTGACAAGACAGAAACTGTTACAATCAACGGCAAAGAAAGTGGCGATATTAGCGTCTTTGTTGAATTTAGCACTGAATTAACTGACCCGATGATGGGCATTTATCCATCCTATTACCAAATTGACGGCGTCAAAAAGCAAATTGTCAGCACCCAATTTGAAACTACTTTCGCTAGACAGGCTTTCCCATGTGTCGATGAGCCATTAGCTAAAGCAACTTTCTCACTAGCTATCAAATACGATGAACAACCTGGTGAAACAGTTATTGCGAACCAACCAGAGGAGAAATGTGTAGATGGCGTACACTATTTCCAAGAAACAGTCCGCATGTCAACTTATTTGATCGCCTTTGCTTTTGGTGATTTACAAAAGAAAATTACCCATACTAAGTCTGGGGTTGAAATTGGTGTCTTTGCCACTAAGTCTCACGCTCCTAAGGAATTAGATTTTGGTTTAGATATTGCTAAGCGTTGCATCGAATTTTATGAGGACTTCTATCAAACACCTTACCCATTAGCTCAGTCATATCAATTGGCTTGCCCTGATTTCTCGGCTGGCGCTATGGAAAACTGGGGTCTTGTCACCTATCGTGAGGGCTATTTGCTGTTAGATCCTGACAACACAACATTAAGCAATAAGCAATTAGTAGCTGGCGTTATTGCCCACGAATTGGCACACCAATGGTTTGGTGACTTAGTCACAATGAAATGGTGGGACAATCTCTGGTTGAATGAGTCTTTTGCTAACATGATGGAATATGTAGCAGTCGACGCTTTGGAGCCAAGCTGGCATGCCTGGGAAAATTTCCATACATCTGATGTTGCTGCTGCTTTACGCCGCGATGCAACAGATGGTGTGCAATCTGTGCATGTTATGGTCAACGATCCAGCTGAAATTGATGCTATTTTCGATTCAGCTATCGTCTATGCCAAAGGTGCTCGTTTGCTCGTCATGGTACGCGCTCTCTTAGGTGACGAAGCTCTATGTAAAGGCTTAAAAGCTTACTTTGCTAAGCATCAATACGCAAATGCTGAAGGTCATGACCTCTGGTCAGCGTTGGAAGAAGCAAGTTCATTCGAAGTTGGCAAAATTATGGATTCTTGGTTGGAACAACCTGGTTATCCAGTTGTGGAAGCTAAAGTTGAAAATGGCCAATTAGTCCTAAGTCAAGAGCAATTCTTCATCGGTGAACATAAAGATGCTCAGCGTTTGTGGCAAATTCCTATCCATTGTAACTATGCCGAGGTTCCAGCTTTGATGACGACAAAGACATTGAATTTAGGCGATTACCAAGCTTTACGTGCCAAGAACGGCAAAGCTTTCCAACTCAATATTGGTAACGTTTCCCACTTCATTGTCAAATATGATGCTACTTTACAAGCTGATTTAATCAAGGAATTGGCTAATTTGGATGCTATTTCACAATTACAAGTCCTGCAAGATAACTTACTTTTGGCTCAATCAAGTAGTCAGCCTTACGCTAACTTAATCCCACTCATGGAAAAGTTAGGTAATAGCAAGTCCAATATTGTCCAAACTAAGTTGGCACAAGTAACAAGTAACTTGATGGATTTCGTCACAGTAGATAGTGCTGAAGAAAAGGCTTTGAAAGCATTCATCCACAAATTGACAGCTAATTCTATTGAGCGTTTGGGCGTCATGCCAAAGGCTAACGAAAGCAATGATGATAGTCTGGCTCGTCCAGTTGTCCTCAATTTGGCACTCTATGCTGAAAATGAGCAAGTCATTAAGGCTTTACATGAAATTTATCAAGCCAATGTCAATGATATTTATAATTTGCCAGCTGCCATTAGAAGTGCTGTCTTACGCAATGAGATGAAGCAGTTTGGCTCTAAGGACTTGTTCGATAAGTTCTTAAAAGCTTATGTCGAAACTTCTGATACACAATTCCGTCAACATTTGCGTCAGGCTTTGAGTGCAAGTCAAGATGTTGAACAGCTCAAAAAATTAATTAGCAAGTTCAAGCAAGCTGATGTGATTAAGCCTCAGGATGTCTGCAGCTGGTACTATGGTGTATTATCTAACCACAAGGCACAAGATTTGGCTTTTGAATGGATGAAAGCTGAGTGGCCATGGTTGAATAAGGCTTTGTGTGGCGATATGTCATTCTCCTATTTTATCACCGCAACTTCTAATATCTTCCATACTGAAGCTGAGCTTAAGGCTTTCAATGATTTCTTCATGCCAAAGTTGCATGAGCCGGGTTTGGAACGTGAGATTATCATGGATAGCCGCGCTATTTCCAGCAAGGTCGAAATGATCAAGCTGAACAAAGAGTCTGTTTTGGCCGCTTTGCAATAA
- a CDS encoding helix-turn-helix domain-containing protein, translating into MYPYAHLTLSEREKILYLKATGNSITSIANKPGRNKFTISRELKRNKCTFSNDYGNYQPSLAQAAYEKRRKRWSPEEIQGRLKLENDKLQISYPSIYRAIYKGVFNAQEIGVHS; encoded by the coding sequence ATGTACCCATATGCACATCTTACACTAAGTGAGCGAGAAAAGATCCTGTATTTGAAAGCAACAGGCAATAGTATAACAAGCATTGCTAATAAACCAGGGCGAAATAAATTTACCATTTCGAGAGAGCTTAAACGTAACAAATGTACGTTCAGTAACGATTATGGCAACTATCAACCAAGCTTAGCTCAAGCAGCTTACGAGAAACGAAGAAAGCGATGGTCACCAGAAGAAATACAGGGACGTCTAAAATTGGAGAATGATAAATTACAGATAAGCTATCCAAGTATATACAGAGCAATTTATAAGGGCGTATTCAACGCGCAAGAAATAGGTGTACACAGTTAA
- a CDS encoding IS1634 family transposase has translation MSRKRPNDPLRYVKDYSMTNDGELVEKHVYALDEKAIWEDAKYDGFYAACTNLDDDPCEILKINHERWQIEDAFRMLKTEFKARPVFLQNDDRILAHFLTCFLALLIFRILKAKIMPLVPTLTNKSLINTLKIFSFKSYDDATYVPCYDGINITDALHDFANFRTDTEYIPVSSMKNIFCISKKSK, from the coding sequence ATTTCTAGAAAACGACCTAATGATCCTTTGCGTTATGTTAAGGATTATTCCATGACTAACGATGGTGAATTAGTAGAAAAGCATGTTTATGCTTTAGATGAGAAAGCTATTTGGGAAGATGCTAAATATGATGGCTTTTACGCTGCTTGCACCAATCTTGATGATGATCCTTGTGAAATTCTCAAAATTAACCATGAAAGATGGCAAATTGAAGATGCTTTTAGAATGCTCAAAACTGAATTTAAGGCTAGACCTGTCTTTTTACAAAATGACGATAGAATCCTTGCTCACTTCCTAACCTGTTTCCTTGCTTTACTGATTTTTAGAATTCTTAAAGCTAAAATTATGCCGCTTGTTCCTACGCTTACTAACAAAAGCTTAATTAACACTTTGAAGATTTTCTCTTTTAAGTCTTATGACGATGCTACTTATGTTCCTTGCTATGATGGAATTAATATTACCGATGCTTTACATGACTTTGCTAATTTTAGAACTGATACGGAATATATTCCTGTTTCATCTATGAAAAATATTTTTTGTATTTCTAAAAAGTCTAAATAA
- a CDS encoding ABC transporter ATP-binding protein: MIQLDKISVSYGEQKVFENLSLTIEDNEFVAIVGKSGSGKTTLLNIIGLLEFPHSGQVLIDGEKYNSAHKRLLYHRSQVSFLFQNYALVDDLSVKENLEIACKYSSVNKANKTSRQEEDEDAYLKQVLAKVELPENVLNKKIFQLSGGEQQRVALARLLLKDAKYILADEPTGNLDIANRDIVFAILRRLNKQGKTIVLVTHDLDIARKADRIINLDDY; the protein is encoded by the coding sequence ATGATTCAGTTAGATAAAATCAGCGTATCATACGGTGAGCAAAAGGTTTTTGAGAATTTATCATTGACGATTGAGGATAATGAATTTGTCGCAATTGTCGGGAAAAGTGGTAGTGGTAAAACAACTTTACTTAATATCATCGGCTTATTGGAATTTCCTCATTCTGGTCAGGTGCTTATTGATGGCGAAAAATATAATTCAGCGCATAAACGCTTACTTTACCATCGCTCACAAGTTAGTTTTTTGTTCCAAAATTATGCTTTGGTTGATGATCTTTCTGTCAAGGAAAATTTAGAGATTGCCTGCAAGTATTCAAGCGTAAATAAGGCTAATAAGACATCTCGACAAGAGGAAGATGAAGATGCGTATTTAAAGCAAGTATTAGCTAAAGTAGAATTACCTGAAAATGTGCTGAATAAAAAGATTTTTCAATTGAGTGGTGGTGAGCAACAAAGAGTAGCTTTAGCGAGATTGCTACTAAAAGATGCCAAATACATTTTGGCAGATGAACCAACGGGCAATCTTGATATTGCTAACCGCGATATTGTTTTTGCCATTCTGCGCCGATTGAATAAGCAGGGCAAGACAATTGTTTTAGTTACCCATGACCTAGACATAGCACGTAAGGCCGATAGAATAATAAACCTTGATGATTACTAG
- a CDS encoding YaaA family protein: MHIIFSPAKKLNCVEASTQNWELSPDSMRLVFALENLSDEELANVLDLKSEKALAKVKAYIESWHKGATYTALDMYQGVAYRALEAETLDVAARNYLAKYLYILSALYGPISPQAQIKPYRLDFNSKLVLDGMSLRAFWQAKWDELLQKDELVINLASSEFASVLTASMYDWLDFDFYEKSDSKLHKSSTQLKQARGLCLRACALQNVTERDGFKQLEFADYHYEEALSTPNKFVYVRKRM; encoded by the coding sequence ATGCATATTATTTTTTCACCAGCTAAGAAGCTGAATTGCGTTGAAGCGTCAACTCAAAATTGGGAATTGAGTCCAGATAGTATGCGTTTGGTCTTTGCCCTAGAAAATTTGTCTGACGAAGAGTTAGCCAATGTGCTTGACTTAAAATCTGAAAAAGCTTTGGCGAAGGTTAAAGCCTACATAGAAAGCTGGCATAAGGGAGCCACCTATACAGCTTTAGATATGTATCAAGGTGTAGCTTATAGAGCATTAGAGGCAGAGACTTTAGATGTTGCGGCGCGTAATTATTTAGCCAAATACCTCTACATTTTGTCTGCTTTATATGGCCCAATTAGTCCGCAAGCTCAGATTAAGCCCTATCGACTAGATTTTAATAGCAAGCTTGTGCTTGATGGCATGAGTTTGCGTGCTTTTTGGCAAGCTAAGTGGGATGAGCTTTTGCAGAAAGATGAGCTTGTTATCAATTTGGCTAGCTCAGAATTTGCAAGCGTTTTGACAGCTAGCATGTATGATTGGCTTGATTTTGATTTCTATGAAAAATCTGACAGCAAATTACACAAATCTTCTACGCAATTAAAACAGGCGCGTGGCCTTTGTTTACGGGCTTGTGCGCTACAAAATGTGACGGAGCGTGATGGCTTCAAGCAACTTGAATTTGCTGATTATCATTATGAAGAAGCTCTTTCTACGCCCAATAAATTTGTTTACGTGCGTAAGCGAATGTAG
- a CDS encoding FAD-dependent oxidoreductase yields MKYAIVGTSHTGYEAVQTILEREPKAEIELFEAGKTASFLSCGMQSYLENESDCLCKIHYANAESYIKQGVHMHLNSEVNNFNADKHELTYVDAQGDHVMNYDKLILGVGAIPTPLNCPGKELNNILYMRGEVWGGKIKDRMPASSKVVVIGGGYIGIEAAEAFAKAGKEVTVLDFQTSILPTYLDKEFTDILVKHASEHNMTFHGGEAVKEFKGENGNVSAVVTDKNTYACDTVVIAIGVKPNTAWLNGLVELDKRGFILTDEYQQTSAKDVYAAGDATYIQYAPNGKKAAIALATNARRQGIVAARNAMGDKVQVQPVSGTSALALFDYHFACSGISSANSASYDGKVESVYLEQRVRPTFFTEPDTATNTLYSKIFFDAETKVILGAQFMSKLDITQYANIISLAIYNKNTLEELGQQDFFFQPEYVGPWHAISAISLKALGHTYGSDKMLFM; encoded by the coding sequence ATGAAATATGCTATTGTTGGTACTTCACATACTGGTTATGAGGCTGTCCAAACTATTTTAGAGCGTGAGCCAAAGGCTGAAATTGAATTGTTCGAAGCTGGCAAAACGGCCTCTTTCCTATCATGTGGTATGCAATCTTACCTCGAAAACGAATCAGATTGTCTATGCAAAATCCATTATGCCAATGCCGAATCTTACATTAAGCAAGGCGTTCATATGCATTTGAACAGTGAGGTAAACAATTTCAACGCTGATAAGCACGAATTAACTTATGTTGATGCTCAGGGAGATCATGTCATGAACTATGACAAGTTGATTTTGGGCGTAGGTGCTATTCCAACTCCACTTAATTGCCCTGGCAAAGAATTAAATAATATTCTCTATATGCGCGGCGAAGTTTGGGGTGGCAAAATCAAGGACAGAATGCCAGCTAGCTCCAAAGTTGTTGTAATTGGCGGCGGTTACATTGGCATTGAAGCTGCTGAAGCTTTCGCTAAGGCTGGTAAAGAAGTGACTGTTTTGGATTTCCAAACAAGCATTTTGCCAACTTACCTCGATAAAGAATTTACCGATATTCTCGTTAAGCATGCCAGTGAGCACAATATGACATTCCATGGTGGCGAAGCTGTCAAAGAGTTTAAGGGCGAGAATGGCAACGTTTCAGCTGTCGTTACAGATAAAAACACTTATGCTTGTGATACTGTTGTTATTGCTATCGGTGTAAAGCCAAATACAGCTTGGTTAAATGGTCTTGTTGAGTTAGACAAGCGTGGTTTCATTTTGACTGATGAATATCAACAGACATCTGCTAAGGATGTCTATGCAGCTGGTGATGCTACTTACATTCAATATGCTCCAAATGGCAAAAAAGCTGCTATCGCACTCGCAACCAATGCTAGACGACAAGGTATTGTAGCTGCCCGCAATGCTATGGGTGACAAGGTGCAAGTGCAACCTGTTTCTGGCACATCTGCTTTGGCTTTGTTCGATTATCATTTTGCTTGTTCGGGTATCAGTTCTGCTAACTCAGCTAGCTATGATGGCAAGGTCGAAAGTGTTTATCTTGAGCAAAGAGTCAGACCAACTTTCTTTACAGAGCCTGATACAGCTACCAACACTTTGTACAGCAAGATTTTCTTCGATGCTGAAACTAAGGTTATTTTGGGTGCGCAATTCATGTCCAAGTTGGATATTACGCAATATGCTAATATCATCTCTTTGGCCATCTACAACAAAAACACTTTGGAGGAATTAGGTCAACAGGATTTCTTCTTCCAACCTGAATATGTTGGTCCATGGCACGCTATCTCTGCTATTTCTTTGAAAGCTCTCGGTCATACCTACGGTTCTGACAAGATGTTGTTCATGTAG
- a CDS encoding type II toxin-antitoxin system RelE family toxin has protein sequence MKEIAKYDDPKLQGKALTGNLAGLWRYRVGDYRLICLIENHTLLILVLDIGHRRDVYDN, from the coding sequence ATAAAAGAAATAGCGAAATATGATGATCCTAAGTTACAAGGAAAAGCTTTGACAGGTAATTTGGCAGGACTTTGGCGATATCGAGTAGGCGATTATCGACTTATTTGTTTAATCGAAAATCATACATTATTGATTTTAGTACTAGATATAGGTCATCGTAGAGATGTTTATGACAATTAA
- the relB gene encoding type II toxin-antitoxin system RelB family antitoxin — protein MLTTVRLSDDVAEKLTKLADETGRTKSFYLRKLIEGGLDQLLYEYSILQDVEDYRKGKLKTYTLEEMEQRYGLED, from the coding sequence ATGCTTACAACAGTTAGACTTAGTGATGATGTGGCGGAAAAATTGACAAAATTAGCAGACGAAACTGGCAGAACGAAGTCTTTTTATTTACGCAAATTGATTGAAGGTGGATTGGATCAATTACTGTACGAATACAGTATATTGCAAGATGTAGAAGATTATCGCAAAGGTAAATTAAAAACCTACACATTAGAGGAAATGGAACAACGGTATGGCTTGGAAGATTAA
- a CDS encoding ATP-binding protein translates to MFKDAKEFGGSIFKQLNDSYEYLTLCNRTMATFRGLERVEHSDYPESALREAMLNALIHRDYSYSGSIIINVNDNAMEFISLGGLLPGITTEDIKNGISQPRNAKLAAIFHRLRLI, encoded by the coding sequence ATGTTCAAGGATGCAAAAGAATTTGGTGGCTCTATTTTCAAACAATTAAATGATAGCTATGAATACTTGACACTTTGTAACCGAACAATGGCAACATTTAGAGGATTAGAGCGGGTAGAACATAGTGATTATCCAGAATCTGCCTTGCGTGAAGCGATGCTAAATGCACTCATTCATCGTGATTATAGCTATAGCGGTAGTATTATAATCAATGTAAATGATAATGCTATGGAGTTTATTTCGTTGGGCGGCTTATTGCCAGGAATAACGACTGAGGATATTAAAAATGGTATTTCTCAGCCTCGTAATGCCAAACTAGCCGCTATTTTTCATCGCCTGCGTCTAATTTAA
- a CDS encoding AlbA family DNA-binding domain-containing protein, whose translation MVDDVYKEVIAFANTNGGVIYIGYDNNGNSIGIDDVDATYTRLTNGIRDAISPDVTMFVHYTLQENKTIRVDVKEGSYKPYYLKTKGLKPSGVYVRQGASLAQA comes from the coding sequence ATGGTTGATGATGTTTACAAGGAAGTTATTGCATTTGCTAACACCAATGGTGGAGTTATATACATAGGTTATGACAATAATGGTAATTCTATTGGTATAGATGATGTAGATGCAACTTATACACGTTTAACTAACGGCATTCGTGATGCAATTTCTCCAGACGTTACAATGTTTGTACATTATACACTCCAAGAAAACAAAACGATTCGTGTTGATGTTAAAGAAGGTAGCTATAAACCATATTATTTAAAAACTAAAGGTTTAAAACCTAGTGGTGTTTATGTGCGTCAAGGGGCGTCATTAGCTCAAGCATAG
- a CDS encoding M20 metallopeptidase family protein: protein MAISKELNDYVVEMRRYFHAHPELSWQEVKTSEKIQAELTKMGIPFVKGKGTAVIGTIKGGQPGKKLGIRADIDALPVTEKTGLPFSSENKGVMHACGHDSHISILLATAKYLNEQKEQLKGEIIVIFQPAEEFIQDSGAKYLAEEPSIKELDNIIGLHIWGNLDCGQAALQTGPIMASADTFDIYVQGKNGHGASPQMAIDPIVAGAEVVQALQALVSRENDPLEPMVISVTAFNSGNSKNVIPETAHLEGTTRSFNNALRDKFEENIRRVLDGLSMTTRAKITLDYHDGTPATVNHAEPVKIGQEVAKEIFHEGLVTDFPRVMGGEDFAKYLTHIPGCFMLLGCAPASGHFAQHDEHFNLDERALALGVEYFVNYAKKYLA, encoded by the coding sequence ATGGCTATTTCAAAAGAATTAAATGATTATGTTGTAGAGATGCGCAGATATTTTCACGCACATCCAGAACTTTCTTGGCAAGAAGTTAAGACCAGCGAAAAAATTCAAGCTGAATTAACTAAAATGGGCATTCCTTTTGTTAAGGGCAAAGGCACAGCTGTTATCGGCACAATTAAAGGTGGTCAGCCTGGTAAGAAATTAGGCATTCGTGCAGATATCGACGCTTTGCCTGTAACGGAGAAAACAGGTTTACCTTTCTCTTCTGAAAATAAAGGTGTAATGCATGCTTGTGGTCACGACTCCCATATTTCCATCCTCTTAGCAACAGCTAAGTACTTGAACGAGCAAAAAGAACAACTAAAAGGTGAAATTATAGTTATCTTCCAACCAGCTGAAGAATTCATTCAAGATTCTGGTGCTAAATATTTAGCTGAAGAACCAAGTATCAAAGAACTTGATAACATCATTGGTTTGCATATTTGGGGTAACCTCGATTGCGGTCAAGCTGCATTACAAACAGGTCCTATCATGGCTTCTGCTGATACATTTGATATTTATGTACAAGGTAAGAACGGTCATGGAGCTTCTCCTCAAATGGCAATTGATCCAATTGTAGCTGGCGCAGAAGTAGTCCAGGCTTTGCAAGCATTAGTAAGCCGTGAGAATGATCCATTAGAGCCAATGGTAATCAGCGTAACAGCTTTCAATTCTGGCAATTCCAAGAATGTTATCCCTGAGACAGCACATCTAGAAGGTACAACTCGTAGTTTCAACAATGCTTTGAGAGATAAATTTGAAGAAAATATTCGTCGCGTATTAGATGGTCTTTCAATGACAACAAGAGCAAAGATTACCTTAGATTATCATGATGGAACTCCTGCTACAGTGAACCATGCTGAACCAGTTAAAATTGGTCAAGAAGTGGCTAAAGAAATCTTCCATGAAGGTCTCGTTACTGATTTCCCACGTGTAATGGGTGGTGAGGATTTCGCTAAGTATTTGACCCATATTCCAGGCTGTTTCATGCTCTTAGGTTGTGCCCCAGCTTCAGGTCATTTTGCTCAGCATGATGAGCATTTCAACTTGGACGAAAGAGCACTTGCGTTAGGCGTTGAGTATTTTGTCAACTACGCTAAAAAGTATTTAGCTTAA
- a CDS encoding uroporphyrinogen decarboxylase/cobalamine-independent methonine synthase family protein produces MKKKELVMKVMDGGVGDRTPVGFWWHFIPTAMGHVKGYQNPEETINMVVNGTKAMLSKYDPDMIKVMSDGFFLHPSIVENDVHTPEGLDKIHHITKDHPWVQGQIELLNKVYDLTDGQTLMLYTMFSAVQQLRLYVEYALGDLDAYKNLMINHTEKTLRALKIVEDDTIMLLTELRKHTKLDGLFYSVQMLQHKEADLEFHQKWIVPSDLRILDHMNELWDYNMLHICGYERYHNNVEFYKQYKCKCYNWATHTDKISLKDGRSMFNASVCGGFDNNEGTLIDTGSLEELEAYTKQLIKENGREGLIIGADCTIPAPKDLHRLEVIKNAAR; encoded by the coding sequence ATGAAAAAAAAAGAATTAGTCATGAAAGTTATGGACGGTGGCGTAGGCGATCGTACACCAGTAGGTTTTTGGTGGCACTTTATTCCAACAGCTATGGGTCATGTTAAGGGTTATCAAAATCCTGAAGAAACAATCAACATGGTTGTAAATGGAACAAAAGCAATGTTGAGCAAGTATGATCCAGATATGATCAAAGTTATGTCAGATGGTTTCTTCTTGCATCCATCAATTGTTGAAAATGATGTTCATACACCAGAAGGCTTAGACAAGATTCATCATATTACGAAAGATCATCCTTGGGTTCAGGGCCAAATTGAATTGCTTAATAAAGTTTATGATTTAACCGACGGACAAACATTGATGTTATATACGATGTTCAGTGCTGTACAGCAATTACGTTTGTATGTTGAATATGCTTTAGGTGATTTGGATGCCTATAAGAATTTGATGATTAATCATACTGAAAAAACACTTCGTGCTTTGAAGATTGTTGAAGATGATACAATCATGCTTTTAACAGAATTACGTAAACACACAAAATTAGATGGCCTTTTCTACAGTGTTCAAATGTTGCAACATAAAGAGGCTGACTTAGAGTTCCATCAAAAATGGATTGTTCCAAGTGATTTGAGAATTCTTGATCATATGAATGAGTTATGGGATTACAACATGTTGCATATTTGTGGATATGAGCGTTATCACAATAACGTTGAATTCTACAAGCAGTATAAGTGCAAATGCTACAATTGGGCAACACATACTGATAAGATCAGCCTAAAGGATGGCAGAAGTATGTTTAATGCTTCAGTTTGCGGTGGCTTTGATAACAATGAAGGTACATTGATTGATACTGGTTCATTGGAAGAACTTGAGGCTTATACAAAGCAATTAATCAAGGAAAATGGCCGCGAAGGTTTGATCATTGGTGCCGACTGCACTATCCCAGCTCCAAAAGATTTACATCGCTTAGAAGTAATTAAAAACGCTGCTAGATAG